CACACTCGAGGAATGCCTGCGGCACCGGGCATCAGTCTCACTCGCAAAGGCGCCACCTACAAGACCTTCCGCACTGTCGATGATAGCACGGATCGCGATCGCAAGACTGCCACCATGAGTGATCATCGACctggcggcggcagcaactACAGACAAAGCGCCCTGACACTGGGTATGCGATCGGGCGCGAGCCAGAACCATCGTGCCGGCGTGGCATGGCGAGGCCCTTCgatgaaggccaaggtcacTTCAGGGAGGGCCCTCGATCGTAGCCAGTCACAGATCGGCTGGATGAAAGGTATTGCCATGACCAAGAGGAAAGTCTCGGCGGGCGCAAAACGGCACATGTCGAAGGACTCGGGCATCTTTAGTCATGGGTATCCTGATGATGAATGGGCTGAGCCGGATACTATTCAGGAAGAGCTCTTGCGAGTCAGCACGCAACTTCCCAAAGTGAGATGGGAGAACATCGATATGGACAATCTCTCCCTTAACGCCTCGTTGAACGGTCCGTGGGGCGTAGACGGGGagaccatcttcatcaaggtcAGAATCGACATCCCGGTTGGATATCCCAAGGCCAGAGCGCCCAAGTTCTACGTCGAGAGGTCATCCTTTATGCCAGCAGCAACTCACAAGAAGATCGATCGTGAGATTCACCAGCTGGCGGATCGGTTCCTGCAGAGAAAGCAAAACTGTCTTGAAGTGGCTTTTACATATCtccttggagaagtcgaCCTCGAAAGCAGCACCACCTTTTTCAAGAATGTTCgagatcttgatgatgacctcgacGGACTGGCCGACGAGAGCTCGAGCGAATCCGACGAGGACATACCAGCTGGGGGTTCGGCCTCTATGTCACAAGAGCTTCCACCGCATGCAGAGATAGACACTGCACTTGCGCCTCCCAACAGGACTATTGTTCCACCGACCCCTAGAACGTGCGGTGCTAGGTTCTCGCACAACGGGCGGTTGGTCTGCTTCTTCCCCtcgaaggaggaaaaggcgaGGGCACTGTTTACCACTACCATGGATGCATACAGGGAACGTCCCAAAGGGGAACCCTTCTTCGCGGGCTTTGGTAAGATCGCCCACGATCTGGGACCCCGGCAGAGATTCATGGCAGAGGACGCATCCATGTCCAGTGGTGACTCAGATTCGTCTGCTTCCggctcttcctcgtcgtcgtcatcttcaagcGATTCGGAATCGACATCGATGCACAAGATCAACCTCTGGTATCACCCCAGTCGCCAGTTTAGAAAGACGTGGAGTGAGGATCGGTCAATACGCTCCAGCGGCGGAGGCACTGGTGTTGGTACCGGCACGGGCACGGGCACCAGTCGTCGAAGACCTGGTCGGCCAAAGAACCTGATATCGATACATGATCTCCGATCGGCGCTGCCGTCCAAGGAAGAGTTTGCTCGCGAGTATGCCATCTTTGGCGACGGAGCCGACGTCTGCGAGCACAATGCCCAAGTAGCTGAAAAGTACGGGGCCAGGGATCTGGTTGATGTGTGGCGATATCTGGCACTGCTACTGAAGAAGGGTGTCCCGCTTGAAGTGCTTTCCCATAACCAGAGGCGTGACTCTATCTTGGTGATCGCTCACGATGTGGTATCGAGGTGTCACGAAGATGCTCTTCCTCTAGAGTCGGTTGTGGATAAAGGCAACGGGACTCTGACGGGTAGGGTGAAATGGGGCCAACACCCTCTGGCCAGAGACTTCATCATGGATCTGTTTTTCTACTTTGAGAGAATTGCCGATGTCCAGATGCTGGCCATGCTCTCTTGCATATTCAGCGAGTCTTCAGCCCGGGACAGTGTGGCCTACTTTGAATCGCATCTTGCTCAGCCGGAaactcctcttcctctcaagGCGCCAGCGTTTTCTCTCGACTATTTCCCGACGGATGCTTCACTCTGGAACATCAACAGTCGCAGCTATACCAACTCTGCCATCACGACCCCCATGACTATCCATACTCCGGTCCATTATGCGGGATCACAAGCATCTGACGATGGTCTCTGGAACGGAGATCCGGCGTCGAACTCGTACTCTTGCGGAGAAACGCCGCccaacaagttcaaggactATCTTGGGGATCTTGAGCCACCACCAAGTGTATCAACATCTCCAAACACACGCTTCCTGAATCGCGCAAACTCTGGACTGGCATCAGCCTTTGCAGCCAACCTGCCTCGTTCATTTGCCGGCGTGAGCTCATCATCCCCGCCAAGTcatgggaagaagaagccgagccCGGCAGAGACGATCCTCAGCAGTCTAGCTCCTGGAAATGTGACATGGAGTGCATCAACGGCGATGGATTCGAGCGGGGGCAGAACGTCTCTAGACGATGACGAGTACCGCAAGGACGACATGCTGCCGCTGGTTCCTACAAAGATCTCAGTGTCGATGGAGGATCAAACAATATTCGACGATGACGGCTGGCTTAGCACGCCACTCCTTGAATCCAACCGGGGTGACGTATACGCCCATTACCGATACGCATACGCCGAGATGCTGCAAATGTGGAACCAGCCCCTTGCTAGACTCGAGATTATGAAGTTCAACGCTCTCAAGGAGGACGTAACTGGTGGGCACATGGACGGCAGCTACCCTGACTCTGCTCATGATGGGGCGAGCGGGAACGGACCTATCAACCATGCCAACTCGCCACCTATTGCGATGGGTAAGAAGGACCAGCTTCAGGCCCTGCTCGCATCCGGCCGTGGGCTTGATGTGACGGGAGTATGCCGCATTCACGAGATCCAACTCGAACCCATTCGTTACACCTCAACCGACTCCAAGGTTGGCGGTGCGGTAGGCACATGCGAGCGCTGCCATCGGTCTCAGAGCCAGCTTATATGCGTTTACTGTCTCGAGCCCGTGGATGCCCTCTTCCCACCGTGCTTGGCCTGTGGATGTGCAAGCCACGAGGCATGCCTGGCGGAATGGCATGCTGCTGGCGAGACGCAGTGTCCGGCAGGCGACGAGTGCAACTGCGTCGAAGAGGCAGACGATGGTCAGGTTGAATCCTGGGCGGCTCTTCGTGGAGCCGTCTTTAAGGGCCCGAAGCATCTTCCCATGTTACCAGGCCCAGCACTAGGCGAtagtgatgatgaagagaaggtGGTTCGTGAGTGGGAGAGAGTCGAGCCAGCTATACCCACACGGATGCAGGGGCTCTCAGCTGCTAGTATTAGCCTGGGCAATAGGCTGAGGAAGTCAGCGGGCGAATGGTCAAGGGCttcaagcttgaggaggaatgACCGGAGGAATCTAATGTAACATGACTGACATATCAGAAGAGTTGGGGTAATGGTTGTTGGATATCGGAGGTTTAAGTTGTTCTTCGTATTGAGGCATGACGGTATTTGGATACTCGTCCCAGCTCACTGTTTTGCATTTATTCTGAACTACAAGCGTTCAAAGCCATGTACATCTATGTAGAGTATCATGAAGTACATAATGCATCCCTACTACCCCTAATTCGGCCTCCTTTTCTCCACGTTAAGAAGTGGCCGTCCAGTTGCTAGACGGTCCAGATTCTCTAGGAGGAGGCCAGAGAGGTTATCCCAGTACTTGGACGACTGCCACGAGATGTGAGGtgtgaggaagaagttgggCGCCTTCCAGAGGGGATGTCCCTCAGGCAACGGCTCCGGGTCGGTGACGTCTACGGCGGCTCCCTGGATGAGGCCGTTCTCGAGAGCGTTGACCAGGGCGTCGGTGTCGATGATGGGGCCTCGAGCAATATTGCATACAAATGTCTTGCCGTGGTTCTTGCCGAGGACCTTGAACTGCTCTGCGCCGAGGAGACCTCTCGTGGCGTCACCAAGTGGCAGAGATACTACCAAGAGATCGAGATCCTGCTCCAGGAAGTGGTCAACGTCTTGGCTGGAACCGCCCGAGAACCACTTGGACGGGATGACGCCTTCAGGATCTCCAGTGCCAGGGACGCAATACGTCTCATCGCGCCGGGACTCGGCCGTCGGACGCTCTCGGAGCGTGTAAGCGTACACCTCCATCCCCAACGCCTGTCCGAGCCGGGCGCACTGCCTCCCGATACCTCCATAGCCAAGAATACCTCTGAGTTTTGTTTCGTTAGCTGATGGTTTACGGGCTGGAAAGAGTTGCCTCTTACATGCGACGGCCTGTCGACACTTGCATGCCGAGCTCCAGTCTGGGTCGCCagagctgctgcttctgctgctcagCATAGACGTGGAAGTGATGCTGGTGAGACAAGTACGCTCCTATAACCCACTCGGCGATCTGAGGTCTATACAAAGAGTCAGATCAATACAGTTTGAACAATGAGAATAGCAGCATCTAACATACGGCTGACACCCACTAGCATTGGCAAACTGAACCTCGGGGTCCCGAAACTTGGGATATCCCGCCCACATGTCGAGCCCGGCCGAGGCGGCCTGGAAGAAGCGCGCCCGCGACACCTTGGCCGGGTCGGGCTGGTGGTAGATGCACAGCATGGTGACGCCCTCCCAGGCCTCGTCGGGGAGGTGGTCGGGCGGGAGGAGCTGGAAGTCGACGATGGGGGCCTCGAACCAGCGGACCTCGAGCTCGGGGAAGCGCTTGCGGGCCTCCGCGAGGAAGGGCTCTGGCGCCGGGCTGGGGAGGtagacgaggaggacgtcGTCTTTGAGGGTCATGTTGACGGTGAGGAGGTGAGTTGTATGCAAGTGCGGTGTAGTAAGTAGTCAGTATATAACCAGTTCTATCTCATCTCTACCCGACAGCTCCGAGTTATACAACGCCTCCTCTTGCTAATTCAGTCTCTCACGTCAGagcaagatgagatgagagcTAAGAAATGGCAAAGCAAGTTGGCACGCTACTCCCGCAAACTCCGAGAGGATATTTCGACTCCGATTGCgggaggggagagagagaTTAATAAGCGCTCGCTCGTCAAGAACGCATCTCAACCCATCCATAGTGTGTTCCCACAATGGTTGCGCCCCCAGAATGGAATAGCCATTGTCCCGAGGTTGGTTGTCGTTGATAACGAAAAAAAGGTGGAGATGACATACTTGAAGCCATGGATGACGAGACTGTTTTTGACAAAGTGCGTATCCACTCTATAACAATGTCTGGGTCCCTCGTCTTACTCGCATTACCTTGGTCTCAGTGAATAGGATATATATTGGTTAGGTAGGCATATGTAAATAAGTTGCCGATTAATCTTCGGGTACCTTTATCCTCTCTCTCAGACAGGCACAATATGCAGATTCATTCACACGTCCATCAAGTTCAATTCAATTCACGTGGTTATCGCATAGAACGCTTCCGCCAGACTTCCATGTTATCATCTAAACACTACCAAAGAGCACCCTCACCAAGTTGGAGAAAACAGCATGACAGGCTTAGCGCGGACCGGATTCTCAAATCTAGCTCTCGTCAGCTGCCAAACCTGCCACGCCTTTCTCATCTCCGGCTCGTCGAGTCTCGTTTCCAGACACAGTTCATTCCACTCGTGGTGTCCCTTCTTCTCCGAGTTGTCCCCTTCCCCCTCCCTCATGATCCAGAGGCGAACCACCGTGCCTAATAAGCCTGTCAGCGGATCCTTACCAGCGAGTCCCGTCTCCAGGGTCTCGTGTCTGGATAAGTGAGTGTACTCGACTCTGTGTGTGCTTACATGATATCGGAAGCCATACCAGTCTCCAGTGGCTACCGTGTCGCCCTTGTTGCTCGAAGGCGTGGCATCGCCACATTGTTTGGGGCATGCCATGGTAAACTCGCGCAGACCCGGCAACCATCGCAGTTCCAGAGGCTCTAGGCTCATTGTCCAATCTGGCCGGATAATGTCGTAGAAACTCGACGCCAGATTCCGGATAGGAAGACTAAGGGGAGAGGTCTCCTGAATCCCTGTCCCCATTCCTGGAATCTTTGGAGTTGGCAGAGTCATGTTGGTCGTCAAGAAAGTGTCCCTGAACACATTCATCCGCCTCCATTGGAAGTTGGAGTCCTGGAATAATGTTCGGTGTGTGCGCTGAAAATACCTGAGCCCTTCATCGCTGCCTCGCATCATATCGATCATGGAGCGTACCTGCTGGTCCTTCTGGGACTGTCCTGAATAAAATTCCACGACAGCCGGTTCAAGAAGTGTTTGCCACAGAATTTCCATGCTTTTGGAAGATAGTCCTCCAGTGGCGGGTTCAACCTGACCCTCCTTAGGGGCGGTCTGACGGTATGGGGGGTGAAGGACGGGACGCCGTCATCCATAACGGCACAGTTCTCTTATTCTTCAAGAGAAATAGAGCTCTGGTTTGCCGATGCTACTAATCGGAATTCCTCGGGTCCAAAGGAGCACAACTTGAACATATATCCTCCCAAGCTTGCTGAACTTTTTGTTCCGAGTAGCATACTTAACTCACCTTTGCCCTGAACAGTCCCAAGAACACATCATGTCGCTTCTTTGTTAGGCCCCCAGCTCTTAACATCATAGAATAATGTGTACAAAGACAACCACTCAACTTGTCGTTCAAGTAACAATAGGAGGAGTATACATTTGGGCCGGGTCAGAACAACTCTTTGTCGCGAACTAGTCCCTGTTCATGCATTAGTACAGTACCACGCCACTTTCATACTGCTTGTAATATCGTTCCCAGAGTTCTCTTTTGCGTACCGTTGTTAGTCCCAGACCCGCGTTTCTTACATTTTGTCAAGATTAGAAATCTGCTAGAGTCGCAACTGCATACCTCTCTATGTCTTCGTGGTTGTGCATATAACATCCGATTTACTAAGACTTGCTCTCCTCCGTTTGTTGTGTAACTGCTGTGTACATTATGGTGTTCTGTATCTGGCTTTATCGGCTCATGTGTCGATAAGCAGGCGCTTTCCGTCGGATGTCTCGACAAAGGCCATCTCTGCGGTTTCATGTTCGTCTTGGTGCCATAATAATCAGCTCTCGAGTCTGGCGCGGACTCTCTGAACTCAACTTCAGCTCCCATCCAATGCCAGGAGCCTGTAGGAGCCATGATCAAGCCAGCGTGGCCTGGCCTCTGGTTCTCCTTCACTGCTCGGCAAGCAGGAGCCGGGCTCTGTCATCTTGTCAGCACAGCGGCTGAAGCATGGTTGACGAGCCTGCCCTCAGTCAAGTCGGTCCTTGCGAGATCCCATCACCTCGAATCATAAAAGACTCGTCCTCGGCGCTTCCCTTCATTTGCCTCTTCTGTGCCTCCTGACTTCCCATCCTGATTCGCTCCATCCCTCCCATTGCAGGTCAAATGTCAAGATCCTCTCCACCAGGACCCATCTCATCCTGTTCTCGCAGGTCcggttctccttgaccttgtcctcaTCCACGTGCCATGGCAGGATTCGTACCCATTTCAGGCCGTCATCGGGCGCCTTGTATTTTCCATCCAGAAAGACAACTTTGGACACCATTTTGCTGCGTCCTTTGTTGAGTTCGTGGCAATCCTCTTTGCCGCATCTGCCCTCGTTCAGGACTGCTTGAGACTCGGGGTCATCCAGGTCCAGGGGCGCCATCTCGATGATGTTCTCGTCCACCCAATATCGGAACTGTTTAGCCAGCTCTCTGAGACGAACTTCATATGGAGCATTTGTGTCCATGTGGATCATCCATGCTGGATCGATCTCTCCCACTTTGACGATCCACAGGTCATCCAGGTTGGGAAACCAGAATCGGTCGAACTCGATCTTGCCGAAATCTCGCTGACGATAGCAGGCTGACAGGTAGACAGAGTAGTGGTATGGCCCATCCACCCGGCCATCGTCGGGGAAGCAATCCCAGAAGGCAAGTCGTCTTATCCGCGGTGCCAGATCTTCCAGGTAAGGGTCAGGTGCTTGGTCTGAAATCTTGTGGTCGCAAACGAGGATATCTCTGGAAAAGTCAAAGTATGATCCGTGGCCAATAGGCTCATACCCTAGCCTGGTTTCCTCTCGCGCCTCGGCGTTGAGCTGTGTAACAGTCGGCAACGGGTAAGAACCGTCTTTCTGGACCAAGTCGCCGTATAGGACAATCCGAGGCTCATTGGCTCGTGACCATATTTTGAGGCGAAGTTCGGTGGGAAGAGAGCCAAAGCTCGCcattgatgatgttgacgacGTGGAGGATGACATGGCCTCGTACTTTCATGAGAGCAACGGTGTTGGGAGGGTGAGCTTCTAGTGCGAGAAGTACAACACGGCTTCAACAGGTGGCATAACGGGAGATGATTGGAGGTCTAGGATCGAGCAGAGAGGTACGGGCAGCGGTATTAATCTCACGTCGGCCTACATACTGTCGAGTCCAGAACAGGGGTCTCACGAGGACAGGACGGAAACGGTGTCATACCTACATGCTGGGGGTGGATGGCTGTTTGCGGCATGTCCGGGCCGGGGAAAATCAATGATCccccttgaagccatcgtgggACGTGATGCTATACTGTGCCACAGCCTGCCAAAACCGGGATGGTTCACCGACACCGCTTCTAGCGGTTCGATAGCGGCATGCTGCATGGTCCATCCTGTTCCCTCGGTCAGCCAACCAATGAGACCGCTCTCCAAGGAAGAGAGTGGTGATAGGACCGGGGTGAGGCGCAGATGGTGCAAGAGGTCCAGTCGACGATCACACATATCGGGTATTTCGCGCCTCTTAGCTCTGTATTAAAAAGCAAGCTCGAGAGCGCCACCCTAGTGTCTCTCCGGCTGAGCTTTTCAGCCCGAGCCAGACATGTTAGCCTCGCGCCTGTCTCTTGGGGCTGCATCATGTTCCTCGTGTCTTGTCACGTGTCGCCATGATCGGGCGGCCGATGACGCCTGCAGAGGACGACCCAGAACCCTCATGCTCGCAGAATTCGAAGCTTCTCGCCAATCTAGAACCCCAGCACACCTCGTCCTGGGTGATGGTCTGATGTGAGAAGACTGTTGGCAGGCTATCCTGGGCGTGGCTGCATAATACGCGCCTCCCGAGAGCGCAGCCGGCGGACGCAGCCGACGTGAAGCCAGGGCGGACGAAGTCCAGTCAGTATCAACCCGGAGCTTGTTGGCACGGAGTACAACCAACTATCACCTTCATTACGGCctctggtggtgatggggatGCCGGGGTCGGGGTCAGCATGGGACGGGAACGGGCTCCAGGATGATGGGTCTGCAACACTTCGAGCCCAGGTTCGCAGGTCGTCGTTTCCGGCATGCATCTCGAGCCCATTCTCGGCCAATTCCAGGCCTCCCATTCTCAAGCCGGGGCGAGCGATGCACCCAACGCTCGAATGGTAACTTGTCAAGGCGATTGCCAATCATCCAGAGCTGACAAGACGGTCCCAGCGGTTTGGGTTGGCTTGACATGCGCTCGAAGTGAGGCGGGAGGGCTTGGAGCTTGCAAGGGATGTCGGGTAACCCCGTGTGGAGCTCGCGAAGCTGAGGCGGGATGGTACGCGATTGGTGCCGCCTGACTGGTTCCGGGACAACCCAAGCACCAAGGACGAACACCTTGGCCAGGCTGCGGCTTGATT
This window of the Fusarium keratoplasticum isolate Fu6.1 chromosome 3, whole genome shotgun sequence genome carries:
- a CDS encoding 2EXR domain-containing protein, whose product is MSSSTSSTSSMASFGSLPTELRLKIWSRANEPRIVLYGDLVQKDGSYPLPTVTQLNAEAREETRLGYEPIGHGSYFDFSRDILVCDHKISDQAPDPYLEDLAPRIRRLAFWDCFPDDGRVDGPYHYSVYLSACYRQRDFGKIEFDRFWFPNLDDLWIVKVGEIDPAWMIHMDTNAPYEVRLRELAKQFRYWVDENIIEMAPLDLDDPESQAVLNEGRCGKEDCHELNKGRSKMVSKVVFLDGKYKAPDDGLKWVRILPWHVDEDKVKENRTCENRMRWVLVERILTFDLQWEGWSESGWEVRRHRRGK